A stretch of DNA from Endozoicomonas sp. 8E:
CACTCCAGCCGATCCATATAAAAGCATCCTCTGACCCGCATAACATCCAGCGTATCCGCGTCATGGAGCAGACTGCGCAGGGTCTGTATCGTCTCTGGCAGATGTTCGCAGCCCTCCGGGTTATCCTTGTGGCAAATGGCTTCACCACACTGCCAGGCCAGGGACTGATCCACGCCGAAGTTGCGCAGGTGTTCCCTCAGGTTGTCAGCACTGGCCCGCTCCCACTCCAGCGTATCGTCTCCATCGCCTTCACGACCAGTGTCGTGAAACAGGCAGGTTTTAATCAGCAGGGGTATCATGTCGTCGGGAAATGCCCGCGCCAGGCGATCGCCGTGCAGTTTACGCAGTTCCAACAGGGCTACAGCCCAGATTGCTGCCCGACAACTGTGCTGGAGACCATGAACCTCACGGGCAATGGTCCCGGCAGGCGGTGAGATGTGTGATGGGCGATAAGGCTGAAGCAAGGCTGTTTTCGCTACCTGAGTGGACTCAATCAACGATGGATCAATGACCGGCCAATGGGCTGTTTCGGTTGCAGCTATTTTCGGACGTTTTTTTACCGGTTCAATGGTCAGCGTTTCCAGCCCTGTCTCAATTATTTTTGGGGGAATATCAGTGGCGGCTACTTCCTGCCCGACATTTCGCATGCAATGAATATTGGCTGCCTCATCCCGCTTTGCAGAAGCAACATCCGTGGACATTAACTCTCTACTTATACTCACTTTTCTGGCAAAAGCGGTGCCTGTCTTATCAATATTTTCAGATAAACTTGAGCCGGCAAAAGGCCCCTCTTCTCTTGTTCCACCTACTGTTTTACTGAGGAGCGAATCCATTTTTTTAGCCCTCACTACTGTCCTTGTAATATTGACCTTCTTGAGTCAAACCGAATCCATTGAAACTTAGACAGTTTATCCAGTCAGTTAGTTCCATCCATTCTGTGAAGACTGGGCAAAACTGTGAGATTGGCTCCATACCTGCCGAATCACAACATCACCTTGTCTATTGTTAAAAGTGCCTCACTGAGGAGGGCAGGCAACTCGAACTTAATAAAATTTGGTGGATCTGGCCCATTCGCCAAATTCTTCAACAAGCAACGGAATCAACTCACTCTGAATTTCTACATGTTTTCCGATGTTAGCGAAATGGATGTTGCGCCAATTTTCCTCGCCGTGTTCTTTAGATAACAAATTAAAAAATGCCTCGGTTGTTTTGGGGCTAACGGCAACATTTTGATGACGCAAACAGTGTTTGGCTATTGTTATTTGACTCTCCTCTGAGCATTCTTCCCAGAATTGATGAATATAGTTCCGGTACTCTTGAAGGCGAAACCTGCAAAGACGAACTTTGTAACGTTCCATTTCAACCAGAGGCAGGTCATCTGTGTTACTTTGTGTACTTGTGCTACTTACCTCTGGAATGGCCTTCAGGCAATAGTCATGTACATCCGCGCTATTGGTATTGACGCCAAAGTCTATGTACTGATCATTGGATTCAGGAAACAGAACAAGATTAATAACATTTAACATCAACGCCAAAACCGCTTCACGGGAATAATCACTGCGTTTGACGCAATAGAGTTTAAATAATTTATCAAATGGAGTCCCTGATTCATGCAGATATTTTCCTTCTTTCAGGAAGTTGGTTCTGAACTCAAAATACAAGTCTTTGAGATCTTTGATTTTGAGATCATAGAATTTCGGATTATTACTGGCAAAATTTATTGCATTGGCAGTACTTTTAAATTCAATGGAAAAAAGTCCATTAATAATTTTACAAAGTTGCTTTGGATAAGTGTTTTTAATTTCTTCAATGTGTTGGGACAGAATATCCCGGCTTAGATCATCCAGCGGTGTTGAGCCGAAGCGTAGAAAATCACTTTTTCCCATCACCTCCAGCCATTGTTCCAGATTAAACTCATTGTTCTCATTAATGCACGACTGATACAGGATTTGGGAAAGATGACGTGTACTTTCATAGATCACGCCATCCTCATAACCTTCAGAGTGAAAATGGGCATTGTCTAATAGCGATGATGTAAACCGCTGACCTTCAAAAAAACATCCGCTGAAAAAACCTTTTTCAACAATAGCACTGCTTAACAACTCTATATTGAACTTGCACTCCTCAAATGAAACAGATTGCAACACTGTGCCGTTCATTGAACAGCCCCTGAAATCAATCCTTTTTATACGAGCCCTATCATTCAGCTCAAGACCATCCAGGGAATCCAGCTTGCCCTCCAACAATTGTGGGTTTTGCTCAAACAGCAACTGTATGCCCTCTTCACCACAAACCTTGACGAGACTTTTGATGCCTTTGTCAAACTGGCTGCCTTTACAGGTTATCTCAAGGTAAAGGATTGACCAGGATTGCGGAAAAAGCTGTTCCAGTGGGCGCCCGTCGGGCCAGTGGCTAAAGCGTTTCTTTAGCCTGCGCAACAATGCCTGACCTTCGGGAGAACCCATCTCAAGCAGTTTCAACTCGTCAGACAAGGACACAGGATTGGAAAAACGGGTCTCTTGTAAATCACTGTGCTTAATCACACTTTGGTAGTCACCTGCTGACTGCGTAATGATTTTATCATTACGGGCGAAGGCGTCCGAACCAAAGAATCCCAACGCAATTTGGCTTTGGTTGTTATAAATTTGTGCATCCAGACGGCCGAATGTTGCAGAATCCAGGCGCATACACATGACCCCACCTCTACTTTTACTTTGCCTGGAATTAGTCGCCAGCTCCTCCTCCATGACTCGGGAAAATGCATATTCGGCATCGCATTTCATCCTGAGTGCCGAAACATTCCCGGTTGGATCTATCCCGATCTGGGTACGTCGTTCAAAGGAACTCAGGGTCGCTTCATTTTCCAGACTCTCGACCACAAACTTTCCACTGCTGCTTTGCTGCAATGCAGAATAGTTTAGATCGTGCGCGGGGCAGAACTTCCTGGCGGGGTTTGCCTCGATACCATGGGGCAACCCCGGGCGATAATGCACCAGACGTCCTGCGCGAATACGACAATGGATTTCCCAAACCAGTTCTTCGTCACTGAGGTTCAGAAGCTCTTTAAGAAATTTCTTTTTGCGGGTGTTTACCGGAGTATTGATCTTCGCTGCCACGTCAAGGTTCATATCACCAAGGCAGCCGTGGTAGTCGGCCAGGGCGTCCAGCCATTGCTCTTCCAGGTCAGGGATATCTGGTCGCTCCCCACCAATGCCCAGCTCTGCCAGTTCCCTGAACAATGCTTCAACCACCGCTTTAGTGTGTCCCGGAAAAGTGAGGATCAATTGATTTTCAAAGCTCAGGGCTTCAGGCAGGTTCGGAGGAGAAAACAGAATACTGCCGCCTTCACAGACGGCCGATTCGAGTTCAACTGACCGAACCGGTGGGGCGATCAGGTTGGCATGATCCATTTGTTCCTGACTCAAATAACTGACGCTCTGGCCTGTCAGTTTGGCAAAACCGCGGCTGAATTCAGCCAGCTGTACTTTCGCTACATCGTTTTTGCCGGTTCTTGAACTGATTCGTGCAGGCAAGGACGTGAAAGGCAGTGGAGTGTCGATGGTTGGCAGTTTTGCAATGGAGGGCACGTCGGCAGCTAACGATGACCGGCACTTTTTAACAATGTCCCGCAAAATCATCACGGTATTATCAATGGCATAGTGATCCTTTTCGTACCATCGTGTTTTATCTTTGGTTAACTGCTCGGCCATTCCCTCACAGTCGTTGGCCAGGCTGGCCAGGTCACTGCGCCAGTCACGGTAATCGTGGTTCGGGAGGTTTTTGGAATTATTCAAGGCAAAGTTGGCATATTGAACCCGGATGGCCAGACGGTGCAATCCCCTTTCCAGAGCCAGGTTATCTGCCAGTTTATTGCCCGCTTCCCGGGACAACTTGAGGAACATCCGGGTGATGGGTTGGTCATTGGCATCCAGTAACTGGCTAATACCGATCTGCCCGCCCCGGACATCACGGCCTTTAACCGGCAGCCAACCGCCACGGATACCCGCTGCCTCTATCGCCTTGTATTCCGCCATGGATACCCGCTCACCCGCCTCAAGGCTGTTGGGAAAGCGAGTGGTCAGCCAGGCAATACGATCATGAATAGTCTGTCGTAACCAGCTGCGGTCACCGGGCAGAAAACCGCTGTGTTCGATCAGCCGGTCCAGGGCCTGCCAGTCAACCTGCCGCAAGATATCTTTCAGGGTATGGCCCAGCAAGTCATCATCCAATTGCGCGAGAATATCGACGCAGGGGTTGTGGATCGGGAACGAGTTCATGGGGGGAGCCTTGGGGTCCCGCAGTTTATTCAGCAGCACCGGCATGGAGGAAAAGTCATCCGTTTTGGAGGCAGGTTCTGGCTTCTCGGGACAGGGGTAGCGAGTCGCGAGCCCGGCAAAGTCCCAGTGGAACATCACCGGCTCCCCTTCCGGGGTCAGTTCAATGCCCTCCCAGGCACTGTTAACCATATTTTCATTACCAACAATCACATTAATCAGCAATAATCTGGCCCACTGCTCTGGAGACAAAGAGCGCAGGGTCTCCTCCCCACCTTTGAGCTTACCCTGCCATTCCCCGGGGACAGGACTGACCACATAAAAATGACCCTCTTCCTGATGGACAAAGCTCTGAGGTACTGTGATGCCCAGCAGTCCTGCGAGGTTGGCCATCAGTAACTGGTTGTGGGCACTTAGCTCACAGCTCGTCGGTTTGATGGAATAAACCTGTTGGTTAATGGGATCCTTGTACAGCCCCGTTGGCCAGCTGCCCGAGCAGTCTTTCATGGCAGTAGTTTGGGGGTTCAGTTGTGCCAGTGAGAAAGACGATGGCGATGGTTCTGCCAGCTGTCCGGTATAAGGCGTAATCAGCCCCCGGACAACATTGGACTGCTTAGCTATGCTAAAGAGCTGATAACTGAAGGGCGAAGGATGGTGCTCCCACTGCTTTTTGGTGCTCTCGCACTGGCTGTCGGCACCGATGAAGAAGAAATGTTCGCGGTTTGCAGGACTGTCATGCAAGGTTATCGGATAAAAGAGGTCACCCTGCCCGGCAATCACCTTACAGACCTCTTTGGCCAGCGAGCGCCACTCTTCCCTCTGATGATCATCCTGACAGGCAGCAAAACACTCCAGCCGGTCCATGTAAAAGCATCCTCTGACCCGCATAACATCCAGCGTATCCGCATCATGGAGCAGGCTGCGCAGGGTCTGTATTGCTTCTGGCAGATGTTTGCAGCCCTTCGGGTTATCCTTGTGGCAAATCGCTTCACCACATTGCCAGGCCAGGGACTGATCCACGCCGAAGTTGCGCAGGTGTTCCCTCAGGTTGTCAGCACTGGCCCGCTCCCACTCGGGCGTATCGTTCCCATCGCCTTCACGGCCAGTGTCGTGAAACAGGCAGGTTTTAATCAGCAGGGGTACCATATGGTCGGGAAATGCCCGCGCCTGTGGGTCGCCGTGCTGTTTACGCAGTTCCAACAGGGCTACAGCCCAGATTGCTGCCCGACAACTGTGCTGGACACCGTGAACCTCACGGGCAATGGTCCCGGCAGGCGGTGAGATGTGTGATGGGCGATAAGGCTGAAGCAAGGCTGTTTTCGCTACCTGAGTGGA
This window harbors:
- a CDS encoding HD domain-containing protein, encoding MDSLPGNTVGGTREQAPLAGSGSLSKEIDKAGIAFAKKVSISKEAMRPDVASAKRDEATNCHYMRNTGQKVAVTDIAPRITNTGLETLPIEPVKKCPKIAATETAHWPVIDPSLIESTQVAKTALLQPYRPSHISPPAGTIAREVHGVQHSCRAAIWAVALLELRKQHGDPQARAFPDHMVPLLIKTCLFHDTGREGDGNDTPEWERASADNLREHLRNFGVDQSLAWQCGEAICHKDNPKGCKHLPEAIQTLRSLLHDADTLDVMRVRGCFYMDRLECFAACQDDHQREEWRSLAKEVCKVIAGQGDLFYPITLHDSPANREHFFFIGADSQCESTKKQWEHHPSPFSYQLFSIAKQSNVVRGLITPYTGQLAEPSPSSFSLAQLNPQTTAMKDCSGSWPTGLYKDPINQQVYSIKPTSCELSAHNQLLMANLAGLLGITVPQSFVHQEEGHFYVVSPVPGEWQGKLKGGEETLRSLSPEQWARLLLINVIVGNENMVNSAWEGIELTPEGEPVMFHWDFAGLATRYPCPEKPEPASKTDDFSSMPVLLNKLRDPKAPPMNSFPIHNPCVDILAQLDDDLLGHTLKDILRQVDWQALDRLIEHSGFLPGDRSWLRQTIHDRIAWLTTRFPNSLEAGERVSMAEYKAIEAAGIRGGWLPVKGRDVRGGQIGISQLLDANDQPITRMFLKLSREAGNKLADNLALERGLHRLAIRVQYANFALNNSKNLPNHDYRDWRSDLASLANDCEGMAEQLTKDKTRWYEKDHYAIDNTVMILRDIVKKCRSSLAADVPSIAKLPTIDTPLPFTSLPARISSRTGKNDVAKVQLAEFSRGFAKLTGQSVSYLSQEQMDHANLIAPPVRSVELESAVCEGGSILFSPPNLPEALSFENQLILTFPGHTKAVVEALFRELAELGIGGERPDIPDLEEQWLDALADYHGCLGDMNLDVAAKINTPVNTRKKKFLKELLNLSDEELVWEIHCRIRAGRLVHYRPGLPHGIEANPARKFCPAHDLNYSALQQSSSGKFVVESLENEATLSSFERRTQIGIDPTGNVSALRMKCDAEYAFSRVMEEELATNSRQSKSRGGVMCMRLDSATFGRLDAQIYNNQSQIALGFFGSDAFARNDKIITQSAGDYQSVIKHSDLQETRFSNPVSLSDELKLLEMGSPEGQALLRRLKKRFSHWPDGRPLEQLFPQSWSILYLEITCKGSQFDKGIKSLVKVCGEEGIQLLFEQNPQLLEGKLDSLDGLELNDRARIKRIDFRGCSMNGTVLQSVSFEECKFNIELLSSAIVEKGFFSGCFFEGQRFTSSLLDNAHFHSEGYEDGVIYESTRHLSQILYQSCINENNEFNLEQWLEVMGKSDFLRFGSTPLDDLSRDILSQHIEEIKNTYPKQLCKIINGLFSIEFKSTANAINFASNNPKFYDLKIKDLKDLYFEFRTNFLKEGKYLHESGTPFDKLFKLYCVKRSDYSREAVLALMLNVINLVLFPESNDQYIDFGVNTNSADVHDYCLKAIPEVSSTSTQSNTDDLPLVEMERYKVRLCRFRLQEYRNYIHQFWEECSEESQITIAKHCLRHQNVAVSPKTTEAFFNLLSKEHGEENWRNIHFANIGKHVEIQSELIPLLVEEFGEWARSTKFY